Proteins encoded together in one Yersinia mollaretii ATCC 43969 window:
- the dprA gene encoding DNA-protecting protein DprA — MLAAELWLRMSKVKGFGVAKSGGLVRRLLTSGDIHPSRLAAYGLNSQQCQQFYQVDLRYIEATLTWLNHPSHHLLAHGEPDYPPRLAHISGAPLVLFVSGELDVLYRPQIAMVGSRHFSHYGEQWGHHFASELARTGLVITSGLAMGIDGICHQAALSAKGKTIAVLGSGLENIYPRRHSQLAKEIEHQGGALVSEFLTTALPIAAHFPRRNRIISGLSSAVLVVEATMKSGSLITARYAIEQGRDVFALPGPLGSATSEGVHWLIQQGAYLASSAQGVAEQLGGSLQWISLPDKAIISSSERQVELPFADVLANVGDEVTPVDVVAERAGQPVPDIVSKLLELELAGWIAAVPGGYVRLRRAGHVRRFNLLI; from the coding sequence ATGTTAGCAGCAGAATTATGGCTCAGGATGAGCAAGGTTAAGGGATTTGGCGTAGCGAAGAGCGGTGGATTGGTTAGGCGGTTACTTACTAGTGGTGATATTCACCCCAGCCGATTGGCCGCTTATGGACTGAATTCACAGCAATGTCAGCAGTTTTATCAGGTAGACCTCCGTTATATTGAAGCCACATTAACTTGGCTGAATCACCCCTCTCACCACTTGTTGGCGCATGGTGAACCAGATTACCCACCTCGTTTAGCCCATATTTCTGGCGCACCCTTGGTGCTTTTTGTTTCTGGCGAGCTGGATGTCCTCTATCGCCCACAGATTGCTATGGTTGGGAGCCGCCATTTTAGCCATTATGGCGAGCAGTGGGGCCATCATTTTGCTTCAGAACTGGCCCGAACTGGGTTAGTCATCACCAGCGGACTCGCAATGGGAATCGATGGGATTTGCCACCAAGCCGCTTTGAGTGCGAAAGGAAAGACTATCGCAGTATTAGGCAGTGGATTAGAGAATATTTATCCTCGGCGACATAGTCAGTTAGCCAAAGAGATTGAGCACCAAGGTGGGGCATTAGTCTCTGAGTTTTTGACGACGGCACTGCCGATAGCAGCCCATTTTCCCAGAAGAAACCGCATCATCAGTGGATTAAGTTCGGCTGTACTGGTTGTTGAAGCCACAATGAAAAGTGGCTCTTTAATTACTGCCCGCTATGCTATTGAACAAGGGAGAGATGTTTTTGCTTTGCCAGGGCCATTAGGGAGTGCAACCAGCGAAGGAGTGCATTGGCTAATCCAGCAAGGGGCCTATTTGGCAAGCTCTGCACAAGGGGTTGCTGAACAGCTAGGCGGTTCACTTCAATGGATATCATTACCTGACAAAGCAATTATTTCTTCATCAGAGAGGCAAGTTGAATTGCCATTTGCTGATGTGTTGGCTAACGTAGGAGATGAGGTGACACCCGTTGATGTCGTCGCCGAACGTGCCGGCCAACCTGTGCCAGACATCGTAAGCAAATTGCTTGAGCTGGAGTTAGCAGGGTGGATCGCAGCAGTACCCGGCGGCTATGTCCGATTAAGGAGGGCAGGCCATGTTCGACGTTTTAATTTACTTATTTGA
- the def gene encoding peptide deformylase, translating to MSVLQVLHYPDERLRKIAAPVKEVNGEIQRIVDDMFETMYAEEGIGLAATQVDVHLQIIVIDVSENRDQRLVLINPELLEKSGETGIEEGCLSIPEQRALVPRAEKVKIRALDRDGKPFELEADDLLAICIQHEMDHLVGKLFVDYLSPLKRQRIRQKLEKMAKLNARDN from the coding sequence ATGTCAGTATTACAAGTATTACATTACCCAGATGAGCGGCTGCGCAAAATTGCTGCGCCGGTAAAAGAAGTCAATGGTGAAATCCAGCGCATTGTGGACGACATGTTCGAAACGATGTACGCAGAGGAAGGTATTGGGCTTGCCGCAACACAAGTGGATGTTCACCTGCAAATTATCGTTATTGACGTCTCAGAAAACCGTGACCAACGTTTGGTGCTGATTAACCCAGAACTGCTGGAAAAAAGCGGTGAAACTGGCATCGAAGAGGGTTGTTTATCAATTCCTGAACAACGTGCATTAGTTCCTCGAGCAGAAAAGGTAAAAATCAGAGCGCTGGATCGAGACGGTAAACCGTTCGAGCTAGAAGCAGATGATTTATTAGCGATTTGCATCCAGCATGAAATGGATCACTTGGTTGGAAAACTGTTTGTGGACTATTTGTCACCACTGAAACGTCAGCGCATCCGCCAAAAGCTGGAGAAAATGGCCAAGTTGAATGCCCGTGACAACTAA
- the rsmB gene encoding 16S rRNA (cytosine(967)-C(5))-methyltransferase RsmB, whose protein sequence is MKNTYNLRSIAAKAISQVLDQGQSLSTVLPGLHNSISDKDRALLQELCFGTLRVLPQLEWCIQQLMARPMTGKQRVFHYLIMVGLYQLIYTRIPHHAALAETVEGATALKRPQLKGLINGVLRQFQRQQVELLERAANNESRYLHPSWLLARIKLAYPDQWQQILDANNQKPPMWLRVNRLHHTRSEYLELLKQADIDAVPHDLYSDALRLITPCAVSALPGFELGWATVQDASAQGCVDLLDPHNGEQILDLCAAPGGKTTHILEAAPKAHVLAVDIDEQRLDRVKENLQRLKLHAVVRVGDGRTPEDWCGDQQFDRILLDAPCSATGVIRRHPDIKWLRRDRDIAELAQLQSEIIEAIWPKLKKGGVMVYATCSILPEENQQQIAAFLQRHSEAELVETGTTAVPGKQNLPHPEDGDGFFYAKLIKRLS, encoded by the coding sequence ATGAAAAACACATATAATCTCCGCAGCATCGCTGCTAAAGCAATTAGTCAGGTATTGGATCAGGGGCAATCGCTCAGCACCGTTTTACCTGGGCTACACAACAGTATTTCTGATAAAGATCGCGCATTGCTGCAGGAGTTGTGTTTTGGCACTTTGCGTGTCTTGCCGCAATTAGAGTGGTGCATCCAGCAGTTGATGGCTCGCCCGATGACGGGTAAGCAGCGCGTGTTTCATTATCTGATTATGGTTGGACTGTATCAGTTGATTTACACCCGTATTCCCCATCATGCAGCGCTGGCAGAAACAGTCGAAGGTGCCACTGCGCTGAAGCGCCCGCAATTAAAGGGGTTGATTAACGGTGTATTGCGCCAATTCCAGCGCCAACAAGTTGAACTACTGGAGCGTGCGGCAAATAACGAAAGTCGTTATCTGCATCCGAGCTGGTTATTGGCACGGATTAAGCTGGCTTATCCCGATCAGTGGCAGCAGATTCTGGATGCGAATAACCAAAAACCACCTATGTGGTTGCGCGTTAATCGCCTGCATCACACACGCAGTGAATATCTCGAACTCTTAAAACAAGCCGATATAGATGCAGTGCCGCATGATCTTTATTCCGATGCACTGCGTCTTATCACGCCATGCGCTGTCAGTGCGTTACCCGGTTTTGAGCTTGGTTGGGCCACCGTGCAAGATGCATCGGCTCAAGGTTGTGTTGATCTGCTTGATCCACACAATGGCGAACAGATCCTTGACCTCTGCGCAGCTCCCGGCGGCAAAACAACGCATATTCTGGAAGCTGCACCAAAGGCTCATGTATTGGCCGTTGATATTGATGAGCAGCGCCTCGACCGAGTAAAAGAGAACTTACAGCGGCTGAAATTACATGCTGTCGTGCGCGTAGGCGATGGCAGGACCCCAGAGGATTGGTGTGGAGATCAGCAATTTGATCGTATTCTGTTAGACGCGCCTTGCTCTGCAACTGGGGTTATCCGCCGCCATCCTGATATCAAATGGTTACGCCGAGACCGTGACATTGCCGAGCTAGCCCAATTGCAATCTGAGATCATTGAAGCTATTTGGCCTAAACTGAAAAAAGGTGGCGTAATGGTTTATGCTACCTGTTCTATATTGCCGGAAGAGAATCAGCAGCAGATTGCCGCTTTCTTGCAGCGTCATTCTGAAGCTGAATTAGTTGAAACAGGCACGACTGCGGTGCCCGGTAAACAAAACCTGCCCCACCCAGAGGATGGCGACGGTTTCTTTTATGCCAAGTTAATCAAAAGACTCAGTTAA
- the trkA gene encoding Trk system potassium transporter TrkA → MKIIILGAGQVGGTLAENLVGENNDITVVDVDSGRLRQLQDKFDLRVVQGHGSHPRVLREAGAEDADMLVAVTNSDETNMVACQIAYSLFNTPNRIARIRSAEYIREADKLFLPEAVPIDHLISPEQLVIDYIYKLIEYPGALQVVNFAEGKVSIAAVKAYYGGPLVGNALSSLREHMPHIDTRVAAIFRQDRPIRPQGSTIIEAGDEVFFVAASQHIRAVMSELQRLEKPYKRIMIVGGGNVGAGLALRLEKDYSVKLIERDPQRAAELAEMLHDTIVFYGDASDQELLAEEHIEQVDVFIAITNDDEANIMSAMLAKRMGAKKAMVLIQRSAYVDLVQGSVIDIVISPQQATISALLGHVRKADIVSVSSLRRGVAEAIEAIAHGDESTSKVVGRMVEDIKLPPGTTIGAIVRGDEVIIANGNSIIKQGDHVVMFITHKKFVPDVERLFQPSPFFL, encoded by the coding sequence ATGAAAATAATTATTCTTGGGGCGGGGCAAGTTGGTGGAACCCTAGCGGAAAACTTGGTGGGTGAGAACAATGATATCACTGTTGTTGATGTTGACTCCGGCCGCCTGCGCCAATTACAAGATAAGTTTGATCTACGTGTGGTGCAAGGACATGGTTCGCACCCTCGTGTGCTACGAGAAGCAGGAGCAGAAGATGCCGATATGTTGGTTGCGGTAACGAATTCTGACGAAACCAATATGGTTGCCTGCCAAATCGCCTATTCGCTATTTAATACGCCAAACCGAATTGCTCGAATTCGTTCAGCTGAATACATCCGTGAAGCCGATAAGTTATTTCTTCCGGAAGCCGTCCCTATAGATCATCTAATATCGCCAGAACAGCTAGTTATCGATTATATCTATAAGCTAATCGAATACCCAGGTGCTTTGCAGGTGGTCAATTTTGCTGAAGGTAAAGTCAGTATTGCCGCCGTTAAAGCCTACTATGGCGGGCCGCTAGTGGGGAATGCATTGTCATCCCTACGTGAACATATGCCACATATTGATACCCGTGTTGCCGCGATATTTCGTCAAGATCGTCCGATTCGCCCCCAAGGTTCTACGATCATTGAAGCGGGAGATGAAGTCTTCTTTGTCGCAGCCTCACAACATATTCGTGCGGTAATGAGTGAGCTACAGCGTCTAGAGAAACCCTACAAGCGCATTATGATTGTTGGGGGGGGCAATGTGGGTGCAGGTTTAGCCCTGCGATTAGAAAAAGATTACAGTGTAAAACTCATTGAACGCGACCCGCAGAGAGCCGCCGAATTAGCCGAAATGCTGCATGACACTATTGTTTTTTATGGCGATGCATCAGATCAAGAATTACTGGCAGAAGAACACATCGAGCAGGTGGATGTTTTTATCGCGATAACCAATGATGATGAAGCAAACATCATGTCAGCTATGCTGGCAAAACGTATGGGTGCGAAGAAGGCGATGGTATTAATCCAACGTAGCGCCTATGTGGATTTGGTTCAGGGAAGTGTCATTGATATTGTTATCTCACCACAACAAGCCACTATTTCTGCACTACTGGGCCATGTCCGTAAAGCGGATATCGTCAGCGTATCTTCGTTAAGACGGGGTGTTGCCGAGGCAATAGAAGCGATTGCTCATGGTGACGAAAGTACGTCAAAGGTTGTCGGTCGGATGGTTGAAGATATCAAGTTGCCGCCAGGGACGACTATTGGAGCCATTGTTCGCGGTGATGAAGTTATCATTGCAAATGGTAATTCCATTATTAAGCAGGGTGATCATGTGGTGATGTTTATTACTCACAAGAAATTTGTTCCTGACGTCGAGAGACTGTTCCAACCAAGTCCATTCTTCTTGTAA
- the fmt gene encoding methionyl-tRNA formyltransferase, with protein MSDSLRIIFAGTPDFAARHLGALLSSQHQIVGVFTQPDRPAGRGNKLTPSPVKILAEQQGIPVFQPKSLRPEENQHLVADLNADIMVVVAYGLILPASVLAMPRLGCINVHGSLLPRWRGAAPIQRSVWAGDAKTGVTIMQMDVGLDTGDMLHKIECDIQPEDTSATLYDKLAQLGPQGLLITLQELAEGRAQPEVQDEAQVTYAEKLSKEEAKLDWSLSAAQLERCIRAFNPWPVSYFVVDEQSVKVWQAQVLPAVGNTQPGTIIHADKHGIQVATAEGVLNITQLQPAGKKAMSAADLLNSRREWFTPGNQLA; from the coding sequence GTGTCTGACTCTTTGCGGATTATTTTTGCCGGAACTCCTGATTTTGCAGCGCGCCATCTTGGCGCGTTGTTGTCTTCTCAGCATCAAATTGTTGGTGTTTTCACTCAACCAGACCGCCCGGCAGGACGAGGTAATAAACTGACCCCGAGCCCCGTAAAAATATTGGCAGAACAACAGGGTATCCCCGTTTTTCAGCCAAAATCATTGCGGCCAGAGGAGAATCAACATTTAGTTGCCGATCTTAATGCTGATATTATGGTAGTGGTCGCCTATGGCCTGATTCTACCTGCATCTGTATTGGCAATGCCGCGATTAGGCTGTATCAATGTCCACGGTTCCCTGCTACCACGCTGGCGTGGTGCTGCCCCCATCCAACGTTCAGTCTGGGCTGGAGATGCTAAAACTGGGGTAACCATCATGCAGATGGATGTTGGGCTAGATACCGGCGATATGTTGCATAAGATTGAATGCGATATTCAGCCAGAAGATACTAGCGCGACGCTGTACGATAAACTGGCACAATTAGGCCCTCAAGGCTTATTGATCACACTGCAAGAATTAGCTGAAGGCCGTGCACAGCCAGAAGTACAAGATGAAGCACAAGTGACTTATGCCGAGAAACTCAGCAAAGAAGAAGCGAAGTTAGATTGGTCACTTTCTGCCGCTCAGTTAGAGCGTTGTATTCGTGCTTTTAATCCTTGGCCAGTGAGCTATTTTGTCGTAGATGAACAGTCGGTCAAAGTCTGGCAAGCACAGGTACTCCCTGCGGTTGGGAATACTCAGCCCGGAACTATCATTCATGCAGATAAGCATGGCATCCAAGTGGCAACAGCAGAGGGTGTTTTAAATATCACGCAACTGCAACCTGCCGGGAAAAAGGCCATGTCCGCAGCTGACTTGTTAAATTCACGTCGCGAGTGGTTTACACCCGGCAATCAACTAGCATAA
- the mscL gene encoding large-conductance mechanosensitive channel protein MscL, producing the protein MSFMKEFREFAMRGNVVDLAVGVIIGAAFGRIVSSLVADIIMPPLGLLLGGVDFKQFHFILRAAEGTVPAVVMNYGIFIQSIFDFVIVALAIFSAVKLMNKMRREKAEEAAAEPAPTTEEKLLAEIRDLLKAQQEK; encoded by the coding sequence ATGAGTTTTATGAAGGAATTTCGTGAATTTGCCATGCGTGGCAATGTAGTCGACTTGGCTGTCGGTGTCATTATTGGTGCGGCATTTGGTAGAATCGTTTCTTCACTTGTTGCCGATATCATCATGCCACCCTTGGGCTTATTACTCGGTGGCGTCGATTTTAAGCAATTCCATTTCATATTACGTGCGGCCGAAGGCACAGTACCTGCTGTTGTAATGAATTACGGTATCTTCATTCAAAGTATTTTTGATTTTGTTATTGTGGCTCTAGCTATATTTTCTGCAGTTAAGCTCATGAATAAAATGCGTCGTGAAAAAGCGGAAGAAGCCGCAGCAGAGCCAGCACCAACAACGGAAGAGAAGCTATTAGCAGAGATCCGTGATTTGTTGAAAGCACAGCAAGAAAAATAA